A stretch of Episyrphus balteatus chromosome 2, idEpiBalt1.1, whole genome shotgun sequence DNA encodes these proteins:
- the LOC129911428 gene encoding peptidoglycan-recognition protein SD-like isoform X1 yields the protein MCCENKTSFLITPIFVMAIGTSVLEDINLHKEPDTQSPHICKHYSSKQGKYKLAIISTVVVMLVIIIGFLILNRSTECQKSSSVSSEPEKIDDLHIISRDEWLARPPVEQQELVELVLPIHRVIIADTATYNCSTQAACSYRIQTIQNYQMDSILFNDIAYNFLIGGDGNIYVGRGWDAQGAHTKGFNVDSICIAFIGTFSTTSPPEKQLNAAKRMLNEGVRLNKLVENYKLYGARQLSATSSPGNALYEIIKTWPNWSNQI from the exons ATGTGTTGTGAAAACAAAAC tagttttttaatAACACCGATTTTCGTAATGGCCATTGGGACTTCTGTACTTGAAGATATAAACTTACATAAGGAACCGGATACACAAAGCCCTCATATTTGTAAGCATTATAGTTCGAAACAAG gAAAATATAAATTAGCTATCATTTCCACGGTTGTTGTTATGCTCGTAATAATaattggatttttaattttaaatcgctCAACAGAGTGTCAAAAATCAAGTTCTGTGTCTTCGGAACctg aaaaaatagatgatttacaCATAATATCCAGAGATGAATGGTTGGCTCGACCACCAGTTGAACAACAAGAATTGGTAGAGTTGGTACTTCCAATTCATCGTGTTATTATTGCTGATACTGCAACTTATAATTGCAGCACTCAG GCTGCTTGCAGTTATAgaattcaaacaattcaaaattACCAAATGGATTCTATACTCTTCAATGACATAGCCTATAATTTTCTAATTGGTGGCGATGGAAATATTTATGTAGGACGTGGTTGGGATGCCCAAGGTGCACATACAAAAGGATTCAATGTGGATAGCATTTGTATTGCATTTATTGGTACATTTTCAACAACAAGTCCACCAGAGAAACAACTTAATGCTGCAAAAAGGATGTTAAACGAAGGTGTAAGACTTAATAAGCTTGTAGAAAACTATAAGCTATATGGCGCTCGGCAGTTAAGTGCAACATCTAGCCCTGGAAATGCTTTGtatgaaattattaaaacttGGCCTAATTGGTCTAatcaaatataa
- the LOC129911427 gene encoding chitooligosaccharidolytic beta-N-acetylglucosaminidase-like has translation MTSNKFIKLIFSLAALLPALADESSPIWGYECNRNKCIKVPFRNKYSTQSLGVCKLVCGGGEIGTLWPKPTGSVKVGDVVASINHKKINFDITQKSVSNSIWQKVEERFFGQLIAKIPQSGLGKNEEIKPLLIKIVLTDNNEVLPKLTYDTDESYVLNISEDKTQILVEISARTYFGARHGLETLSQLIVYNDHGRCLDILIDTIINDSPIYKHRGILLDTAKNYFSLQSIKRTLDGMAMSKLNTFHWHIVDSNSFPMVIKSHPNLHTLGAYSPEKIYTPQDIVEIVRYAQIRGIRVIPEFGGPAHVGQGWQKENVTVCLNAHTRTKFCPKPPCGQLDPTLDRTYEILEDIYSEMIKSFKPNIFHMGGDSAVISCWNSSQSIQNWMQNKNLTLKKRVGFIELWGHFQANALASLDKVSKESNIPIVVWASILTNPPFVNKFIDKSRYIIQTGANCPAEFIPRALKNGLRLISTNLVITGRNNSNDGWKKFYENSPDLIFGLANKLILGSEAAIWSERIDELSLDGLLWPKASALAERLWSNPMTDWHSAENRLLMHREMLAQNGLAPQALPEPKRNTMYKSTSTRTAPKRKAPKNNKIKTNFISL, from the exons ATGACAAGCAACAAGTTTATaaagttaatattttctttagcAGCATTATTACCAGCTTTAGCTga TGAATCTTCACCGATTTGGGGCTATGAATGCAACCGAAACAAATGCATAAAAGTTCCTTTTCGAAATAAATACAGTACCCAAAGCTTAGGAGTATGCAAATTAGTATGCGGTGGTGGAGAAATTGGAACTCTTTGGCCTAAACCAACTGGTTCGGTTAAAGTTGGTGATGTTGTTGCTTCAATTAATCATAAGAAGATAAATTTTGATATCACACAAAAATCTGTAAGTAATTCGATTTGGCAAAAAGTTGAAGAACGATTCTTTGGACAGCTCATTGCAAAAATACCTCAATCTGGTTTGggaaaaaatgaagaaataaaaCCTTTGCTTATCAAAATTGTCTTAACAGACAATAACGAAGTACTTCCAAAGCTTACTTATGATACCGATGAGAGTTATGTGTTAAACATTAGCGAAGATAAAACACAGATTTTGGTCGAAATCAGTGCACGAACGTATTTTGGAGCTAGACATGGTTTAGAAACTTTATCACAGTTGATCGTGTATAATGATCATGGAAGATGTCTCGATATATTGATCGATACCATTATAAATGATTCGCCAATTTACAAGCATCGAGGCATCTTACTTGATAccgcaaaaaattatttcagttTGCAATCAATCAAAAGGACTCTTG ATGGCATGGCTATGAGTAAACTCAACACCTTCCACTGGCATATAGTAGATTCAAATAGTTTCCCAATGGTGATAAAATCACATCCAAATTTACACACATTAGGAGCATATTCACCAGAAAAAATCTACACTCCTCAAGATATCGTCGAAATTGTGAGATATGCACAGATCCGTGGAATTCGTGTTATTCCTGAATTTGGAGGACCAGCACACGTTGGCCAAGGATGGCAGAAAGAGAATGTAACAGTTTGTTTAAATGCTCATACTCGGACGAAGTTTTGTCCCAAACCACCTTGTGGACAACTCGATCCAACTCTTGACAGAACTTATGAAATACTAGAAGATATTTACTCGGAAATGATTAAATCTTTCAAACCCAACATCTTCCACATGGGAGGTGATTCAGCAGTAATATCCTGTTGGAATTCCTCGCAATCGATTCAGAATTggatgcaaaacaaaaatttgactttgaaaaaaagagtAGGCTTTATTGAATTGTGGGGACATTTTCAAGCCAATGCTTTAGCCAGTCTTGATAAGGTTTCCAAAGAAAGTAACATTCCAATTGTTGTGTGGGCTAGTATATTGACAAATCCACcatttgttaataaatttattgacaAGTCACGTTACATCATACAAACTGGAGCTAATTGTCCGGCAGAATTTATACCACGGGCTCTCAAGAATGGCCTAAGATTGATTTCAACAAATTTGGTCATTACTGGTCGAAATAATAGCAATGATGGTTGGAAAAAGTTTTATGAAAATAGTCCTGACCTCATATTTGGTTTGGCGAATAAACTTATTTTAGGATCTGAGGCAGCTATTTGGTCCGAAAGAATTGACGAATTAAGTTTGGATGGATTGTTGTGGCCCAAAGCAAGTGCTCTTGCAGAAAGATTGTGGTCGAATCCAATGACAGATTGGCACAGTGCAGAAAATCGATTATTGATGCATCGGGAAATGTTAGCACAAAACGGATTGGCACCACAAGCTCTACCTGAGCCGAAGCGGAATACAATGTATAAGTCGACGAGTACTCGAACGGCCCCAAAAAGGAAAgctccaaaaaataataaaattaaaactaattttattagtCTTTAG
- the LOC129911428 gene encoding peptidoglycan-recognition protein SD-like isoform X2 gives MCCENKTFLITPIFVMAIGTSVLEDINLHKEPDTQSPHICKHYSSKQGKYKLAIISTVVVMLVIIIGFLILNRSTECQKSSSVSSEPEKIDDLHIISRDEWLARPPVEQQELVELVLPIHRVIIADTATYNCSTQAACSYRIQTIQNYQMDSILFNDIAYNFLIGGDGNIYVGRGWDAQGAHTKGFNVDSICIAFIGTFSTTSPPEKQLNAAKRMLNEGVRLNKLVENYKLYGARQLSATSSPGNALYEIIKTWPNWSNQI, from the exons ATGTGTTGTGAAAACAAAAC ttttttaatAACACCGATTTTCGTAATGGCCATTGGGACTTCTGTACTTGAAGATATAAACTTACATAAGGAACCGGATACACAAAGCCCTCATATTTGTAAGCATTATAGTTCGAAACAAG gAAAATATAAATTAGCTATCATTTCCACGGTTGTTGTTATGCTCGTAATAATaattggatttttaattttaaatcgctCAACAGAGTGTCAAAAATCAAGTTCTGTGTCTTCGGAACctg aaaaaatagatgatttacaCATAATATCCAGAGATGAATGGTTGGCTCGACCACCAGTTGAACAACAAGAATTGGTAGAGTTGGTACTTCCAATTCATCGTGTTATTATTGCTGATACTGCAACTTATAATTGCAGCACTCAG GCTGCTTGCAGTTATAgaattcaaacaattcaaaattACCAAATGGATTCTATACTCTTCAATGACATAGCCTATAATTTTCTAATTGGTGGCGATGGAAATATTTATGTAGGACGTGGTTGGGATGCCCAAGGTGCACATACAAAAGGATTCAATGTGGATAGCATTTGTATTGCATTTATTGGTACATTTTCAACAACAAGTCCACCAGAGAAACAACTTAATGCTGCAAAAAGGATGTTAAACGAAGGTGTAAGACTTAATAAGCTTGTAGAAAACTATAAGCTATATGGCGCTCGGCAGTTAAGTGCAACATCTAGCCCTGGAAATGCTTTGtatgaaattattaaaacttGGCCTAATTGGTCTAatcaaatataa
- the LOC129912174 gene encoding chitooligosaccharidolytic beta-N-acetylglucosaminidase isoform X2 produces the protein MAIIQTILIALAIIAPASCTDLVWGYECRQSKCMKVPLDENNFQKAVSMPVCRIFCGDTIGTLWPKPTGPVKFGEYIVHIDRSKIVFEAPKTKASKLWAANEKRFAEQIESKIPDSKDVRDEGRSLKVKINVDESPEKADRIPQLTYDTDESYKLEIRQGKNEVYADISAKSYFGARHGLETLSQLIVYDDIRREVQMLAQASITDKPAYKHRGLLLDTSRNYFSVKSIKRTLDGMAMTKLNTFHWHITDSHSFPLEIKSQPELFKLGAYSARKVYTHENVADIVEYGRVRGIRVLPEFDAPAHVGEGWQNKNMTACFNAQPWKSYCVEPPCGQLDPTVDELYNVLEDIYREMFELFNPDVFHMGGDEVSTACWNTSEVIRNWMLAKGWGLDEKDFMKLWGHFQDQALARVDDISSNGKLPIIMWTSRLTEVPFIDQYLDKDRYIIQVWTTGFDMKIKEILKRGYKMILSNYDALYFDCGFAGWVTDGNNWCSPYIGWQKVYENSPEKIAGDYNELILGAEAAIWSEQIDEQTVDAKFWPRASALAERLWSNPKDNWRAAESRLLVHRERLTENGLAAEAIEPEWCLQNQNECPIDAYDAKNESSG, from the exons ATGGCAATTATACAAACAATTCTAATTGCATTGGCAATTATTGCTCCAGCATCATGCACAGA cttGGTATGGGGTTATGAATGCCGCCAAAGTAAATGCATGAAAGTGCCCTTAGATgagaacaactttcaaaaagcTGTTAGCATGCCAGTGTGCAGAATATTCTGCGGAGACACTATTGGCACACTATGGCCCAAACCAACTGGACCTGTGAAATTTGGTGAATATATTGTTCATATAGATCGCAGCAAGATCGTTTTTGAGGCACCTAAAACTAAAGCTAGTAAGCTTTGGGCAGCTAACGAGAAGCGATTTGCTGAACAAATCGAATCCAAGATACCAGATTCAAAGGATGTTCGTGATGAAGGAAGATCATTGAAAGTGAAGATCAATGTTGATGAGAGCCCTGAAAAAGCTGATCGAATTCCTCAATTGACATACGATACAGATGAAAGTTATAAGCTTGAGATTAGGCAAGGAAAGAATGAGGTCTATGCTGATATTTCAGCAAAATCGTATTTCGGAGCTAGGCATGGTCTAGAAACGCTATCTCAGTTGATCgtatatgatgatattcgaagGGAAGTTCAAATGCTTGCACAGGCTTCAATTACTGACAAACCAGCTTATAAGCATCGTGGTCTGCTTTTGGATACTTCAAGAAATTATTTCAGTGTGAAATCAATTAAAAGGACTCTCG atGGTATGGCAATGACTAAGCTGAATACCTTCCACTGGCATATTACTGATTCACACAGTTTCCCCTTGGAGATCAAGTCCCAACCTGAACTCTTCAAACTGGGTGCATACTCGGCACGAAAAGTCTACACACATGAAAATGTCGCTGATATAGTGGAATATGGACGAGTTCGTGGTATTCGTGTACTTCCTGAATTCGATGCCCCCGCCCATGTTGGTGAGGGATGGCAAAATAAGAATATGACAGCTTGTTTCAACGCTCAGCCATGGAAGAGCTACTGCGTTGAGCCGCCATGTGGCCAACTAGATCCAACAGTCGATGAATTGTACAATGTTTTGGAGGATATCTATCGGGAAATGTTTGAACTATTCAATCCCGATGTATTTCACATGGGAGGTGATGAAGTGTCAACAGCTTGCTGGAATACCAGTGAAGTTATTCGCAATTGGATGTTGGCCAAGGGTTGGGGTCTTGATGAGAAGGACTTTATGAAATTGTGGGGACATTTCCAAGATCAAGCTCTTGCTAGGGTAGATGATATTTCTTCAAATGGAAAACTACCAATTATCATGTGGACAAGTCGTTTGACAGAAGTACCATTTATTGATCAATATCTCGACAAAGATCGTTATATCATTCAAGTTTGGACAACCGGTTTCGATATGAAGATCAAAGAGATCCTTAAACGAGGATACAAGATGATTCTTTCAAACTATGATGCCTTATACTTTGATTGTGGATTCGCTGGTTGGGTAACTGATGGAAACAATTGGTGTTCCCCATACATCGGATGGCAAAAAGTTTACGAAAATAGTCCTGAAAAAATTGCCGGCGATTATAATGAGCTTATTTTGGGAGCTGAAGCTGCCATTTGGTCTGAACAAATTGACGAGCAAACAGTTGATGCTAAATTTTGGCCTAGAGCTAGTGCATTGGCTGAACGTTTATGGTCGAATCCAAAAGATAATTGGCGAGCAGCTGAGTCTCGTTTGTTAGTACATCGGGAGCGTTTAACTGAGAATGGTTTAGCAGCTGAAGCTATTGAACCAGAATGGTGTTTGCAAAATCAAAATGAATGTCCAATTGATGCGTATGATGCAAAAAACGAATCGAGCGGATAA
- the LOC129911428 gene encoding peptidoglycan-recognition protein SD-like isoform X3 produces the protein MAIGTSVLEDINLHKEPDTQSPHICKHYSSKQGKYKLAIISTVVVMLVIIIGFLILNRSTECQKSSSVSSEPEKIDDLHIISRDEWLARPPVEQQELVELVLPIHRVIIADTATYNCSTQAACSYRIQTIQNYQMDSILFNDIAYNFLIGGDGNIYVGRGWDAQGAHTKGFNVDSICIAFIGTFSTTSPPEKQLNAAKRMLNEGVRLNKLVENYKLYGARQLSATSSPGNALYEIIKTWPNWSNQI, from the exons ATGGCCATTGGGACTTCTGTACTTGAAGATATAAACTTACATAAGGAACCGGATACACAAAGCCCTCATATTTGTAAGCATTATAGTTCGAAACAAG gAAAATATAAATTAGCTATCATTTCCACGGTTGTTGTTATGCTCGTAATAATaattggatttttaattttaaatcgctCAACAGAGTGTCAAAAATCAAGTTCTGTGTCTTCGGAACctg aaaaaatagatgatttacaCATAATATCCAGAGATGAATGGTTGGCTCGACCACCAGTTGAACAACAAGAATTGGTAGAGTTGGTACTTCCAATTCATCGTGTTATTATTGCTGATACTGCAACTTATAATTGCAGCACTCAG GCTGCTTGCAGTTATAgaattcaaacaattcaaaattACCAAATGGATTCTATACTCTTCAATGACATAGCCTATAATTTTCTAATTGGTGGCGATGGAAATATTTATGTAGGACGTGGTTGGGATGCCCAAGGTGCACATACAAAAGGATTCAATGTGGATAGCATTTGTATTGCATTTATTGGTACATTTTCAACAACAAGTCCACCAGAGAAACAACTTAATGCTGCAAAAAGGATGTTAAACGAAGGTGTAAGACTTAATAAGCTTGTAGAAAACTATAAGCTATATGGCGCTCGGCAGTTAAGTGCAACATCTAGCCCTGGAAATGCTTTGtatgaaattattaaaacttGGCCTAATTGGTCTAatcaaatataa
- the LOC129912174 gene encoding chitooligosaccharidolytic beta-N-acetylglucosaminidase isoform X1: MAFSWRHLLIGLFVLTISSALIAVVVILTRSFVVKDLHSHLVWGYECRQSKCMKVPLDENNFQKAVSMPVCRIFCGDTIGTLWPKPTGPVKFGEYIVHIDRSKIVFEAPKTKASKLWAANEKRFAEQIESKIPDSKDVRDEGRSLKVKINVDESPEKADRIPQLTYDTDESYKLEIRQGKNEVYADISAKSYFGARHGLETLSQLIVYDDIRREVQMLAQASITDKPAYKHRGLLLDTSRNYFSVKSIKRTLDGMAMTKLNTFHWHITDSHSFPLEIKSQPELFKLGAYSARKVYTHENVADIVEYGRVRGIRVLPEFDAPAHVGEGWQNKNMTACFNAQPWKSYCVEPPCGQLDPTVDELYNVLEDIYREMFELFNPDVFHMGGDEVSTACWNTSEVIRNWMLAKGWGLDEKDFMKLWGHFQDQALARVDDISSNGKLPIIMWTSRLTEVPFIDQYLDKDRYIIQVWTTGFDMKIKEILKRGYKMILSNYDALYFDCGFAGWVTDGNNWCSPYIGWQKVYENSPEKIAGDYNELILGAEAAIWSEQIDEQTVDAKFWPRASALAERLWSNPKDNWRAAESRLLVHRERLTENGLAAEAIEPEWCLQNQNECPIDAYDAKNESSG; encoded by the exons ATGGCATTTAGTTGGCGGCATTTGTTGATAGGTCTTTTTGTATTGACGATCTCAAGCGCATTGATCGCTGTTGTAGTCATATTAACAAGGTCTTTTGTCGTCAAAGACCTACATTCCca cttGGTATGGGGTTATGAATGCCGCCAAAGTAAATGCATGAAAGTGCCCTTAGATgagaacaactttcaaaaagcTGTTAGCATGCCAGTGTGCAGAATATTCTGCGGAGACACTATTGGCACACTATGGCCCAAACCAACTGGACCTGTGAAATTTGGTGAATATATTGTTCATATAGATCGCAGCAAGATCGTTTTTGAGGCACCTAAAACTAAAGCTAGTAAGCTTTGGGCAGCTAACGAGAAGCGATTTGCTGAACAAATCGAATCCAAGATACCAGATTCAAAGGATGTTCGTGATGAAGGAAGATCATTGAAAGTGAAGATCAATGTTGATGAGAGCCCTGAAAAAGCTGATCGAATTCCTCAATTGACATACGATACAGATGAAAGTTATAAGCTTGAGATTAGGCAAGGAAAGAATGAGGTCTATGCTGATATTTCAGCAAAATCGTATTTCGGAGCTAGGCATGGTCTAGAAACGCTATCTCAGTTGATCgtatatgatgatattcgaagGGAAGTTCAAATGCTTGCACAGGCTTCAATTACTGACAAACCAGCTTATAAGCATCGTGGTCTGCTTTTGGATACTTCAAGAAATTATTTCAGTGTGAAATCAATTAAAAGGACTCTCG atGGTATGGCAATGACTAAGCTGAATACCTTCCACTGGCATATTACTGATTCACACAGTTTCCCCTTGGAGATCAAGTCCCAACCTGAACTCTTCAAACTGGGTGCATACTCGGCACGAAAAGTCTACACACATGAAAATGTCGCTGATATAGTGGAATATGGACGAGTTCGTGGTATTCGTGTACTTCCTGAATTCGATGCCCCCGCCCATGTTGGTGAGGGATGGCAAAATAAGAATATGACAGCTTGTTTCAACGCTCAGCCATGGAAGAGCTACTGCGTTGAGCCGCCATGTGGCCAACTAGATCCAACAGTCGATGAATTGTACAATGTTTTGGAGGATATCTATCGGGAAATGTTTGAACTATTCAATCCCGATGTATTTCACATGGGAGGTGATGAAGTGTCAACAGCTTGCTGGAATACCAGTGAAGTTATTCGCAATTGGATGTTGGCCAAGGGTTGGGGTCTTGATGAGAAGGACTTTATGAAATTGTGGGGACATTTCCAAGATCAAGCTCTTGCTAGGGTAGATGATATTTCTTCAAATGGAAAACTACCAATTATCATGTGGACAAGTCGTTTGACAGAAGTACCATTTATTGATCAATATCTCGACAAAGATCGTTATATCATTCAAGTTTGGACAACCGGTTTCGATATGAAGATCAAAGAGATCCTTAAACGAGGATACAAGATGATTCTTTCAAACTATGATGCCTTATACTTTGATTGTGGATTCGCTGGTTGGGTAACTGATGGAAACAATTGGTGTTCCCCATACATCGGATGGCAAAAAGTTTACGAAAATAGTCCTGAAAAAATTGCCGGCGATTATAATGAGCTTATTTTGGGAGCTGAAGCTGCCATTTGGTCTGAACAAATTGACGAGCAAACAGTTGATGCTAAATTTTGGCCTAGAGCTAGTGCATTGGCTGAACGTTTATGGTCGAATCCAAAAGATAATTGGCGAGCAGCTGAGTCTCGTTTGTTAGTACATCGGGAGCGTTTAACTGAGAATGGTTTAGCAGCTGAAGCTATTGAACCAGAATGGTGTTTGCAAAATCAAAATGAATGTCCAATTGATGCGTATGATGCAAAAAACGAATCGAGCGGATAA